Within the bacterium genome, the region AGCGCTTGGCGTGAGACTTAACAGGACAGGTAGCAAGTCATGAAGGTGAGAGCATCGGTGAAAAGGATGTGTGCCCGCTGCAAGATAATCAGACGGCGAGGTGTCGTCAGAGTGATATGCACGAATCCGAAGCATAAGCAGCGGCAGGGATAAGAGCTGAGATAGGGAGACTGTTTT harbors:
- the rpmJ gene encoding 50S ribosomal protein L36 — translated: MKVRASVKRMCARCKIIRRRGVVRVICTNPKHKQRQG